A single region of the Vicinamibacteria bacterium genome encodes:
- a CDS encoding zinc metalloprotease HtpX translates to MSQTLVHSHRGTNALHTLLLLACMGLLMLVLGYALAGRGGAAVAAGFGVFALWVSPRIAPNVIMRLYGARALYPGELPALENVLAALTQRSGLASVPRLYYVPSQVMNAFTVGDRERAAIGVTDGLLRALNLRELTGVLAHEVSHLRNNDLRVMTLADMVSRMTTSLSFVGQLLLLINLPLLLMGRVTVPWLLVLLLLAAPSLATLLQLALSRTREHDADIGAYELTGDARGLASALAKMERYQRRFLDLVVPGRKIPDPSLLRTHPNAEERIERLLRLEGAPPEPVPETVRLAVPVRFPRVEHGPRWHWTGLWY, encoded by the coding sequence ATGTCTCAGACTCTGGTGCACTCCCACCGCGGCACCAACGCGCTCCACACCTTGCTGCTGCTCGCGTGCATGGGCCTCCTGATGCTCGTCCTGGGTTACGCCCTTGCCGGCAGAGGCGGAGCCGCCGTCGCGGCGGGCTTCGGTGTCTTCGCCCTCTGGGTGAGTCCGCGCATCGCACCGAACGTCATCATGCGGCTCTACGGAGCGCGTGCTCTCTACCCGGGGGAGCTGCCGGCACTCGAGAACGTCCTGGCGGCACTGACGCAGCGCTCGGGATTGGCTTCGGTGCCGCGCCTGTACTACGTGCCCTCGCAGGTGATGAACGCCTTCACCGTGGGCGATCGGGAACGAGCGGCCATTGGCGTCACCGACGGGTTACTGAGAGCGCTGAATCTCCGCGAGCTCACTGGCGTACTGGCTCACGAGGTCAGTCATCTGCGAAACAACGACCTCCGGGTGATGACGCTGGCGGACATGGTGAGCCGGATGACGACGAGCCTCTCGTTCGTGGGGCAGCTTCTGTTGCTGATCAACCTGCCCCTGCTTCTTATGGGTCGCGTCACTGTGCCGTGGCTTCTCGTGTTACTGCTGCTCGCCGCTCCAAGCCTGGCGACCCTGCTCCAGCTCGCGCTTTCCCGGACGCGAGAGCACGACGCCGATATCGGCGCTTACGAGCTTACTGGCGATGCCCGCGGGCTCGCTTCGGCCTTGGCGAAGATGGAGCGCTACCAGAGGCGCTTCCTGGATCTCGTGGTTCCCGGGCGCAAGATTCCCGACCCGTCTCTGCTGCGAACGCATCCTAACGCCGAAGAGCGCATCGAAAGGTTGCTCCGCTTGGAGGGCGCTCCGCCCGAGCCCGTCCCCGAAACCGTGAGACTTGCCGTTCCCGTCCGTTTCCCGAGGGTCGAGCACGGACCTCGCTGGCATTGGACAGGCCTGTGGTATTGA
- a CDS encoding isocitrate lyase/phosphoenolpyruvate mutase family protein: MTQAQKAERFRALHRREGAFVIPNPWDVGSARLLAALGFEALATTSSGFANSLGRTDGEVTLDEKLEHCRALSAATEVPVSADLENCFADDPVTAAETITLAAQAGVVGGSIEDYTGDDSKPIYDLGLAVERVAAAVEAARRLPFPFTLTARAENLLHGRNDLDDTIERLMAFEAAGADVLYAPGLETLDQVSEVTRAVGKPVNVLAPPLRAATLAQLAEAGAKRVSIGGALCRAAFSPVIRAAVAMRDSGSFGWTANLVSSAEIERLFRKLGT; the protein is encoded by the coding sequence ATCACACAAGCGCAGAAAGCGGAGCGGTTTCGTGCTCTGCACCGGCGAGAGGGCGCCTTTGTCATTCCGAACCCTTGGGACGTGGGATCGGCGCGCCTTTTGGCCGCGCTCGGCTTCGAGGCTTTGGCCACGACGAGCTCCGGATTCGCCAACAGCCTCGGGCGCACCGACGGCGAAGTCACGCTCGATGAGAAGCTCGAACACTGTCGGGCACTGAGCGCGGCGACGGAGGTTCCCGTGAGCGCGGACCTCGAGAATTGCTTTGCCGACGATCCGGTAACTGCGGCCGAAACCATTACGCTGGCGGCACAGGCCGGCGTCGTCGGCGGATCGATCGAAGACTACACTGGTGATGACTCGAAGCCGATCTATGACCTCGGTCTGGCGGTGGAACGGGTAGCCGCTGCGGTCGAAGCGGCACGAAGGCTGCCCTTCCCCTTCACTCTTACCGCCAGGGCCGAGAACCTGCTGCACGGCCGGAACGATCTGGACGACACCATCGAGCGCCTGATGGCTTTCGAAGCCGCGGGCGCGGATGTGTTGTACGCCCCTGGGCTCGAGACGCTGGATCAGGTGAGCGAAGTGACGCGCGCCGTCGGCAAACCGGTGAACGTCCTGGCCCCGCCGTTGAGGGCCGCCACTCTCGCGCAACTGGCCGAGGCGGGGGCGAAGCGGGTCAGCATCGGTGGCGCGCTGTGCCGCGCGGCCTTTTCACCGGTGATTCGCGCAGCCGTTGCGATGCGGGATTCGGGAAGCTTCGGATGGACCGCGAACCTGGTGTCGAGCGCGGAGATCGAGCGGCTGTTTCGCAAGTTGGGAACTTGA
- a CDS encoding TonB-dependent receptor, protein MKPFIRIGPSFSVALTFFVSLAKAQETGSVSGTVTLAATGDPVHGAIVLVIGLGEFTTTDSEGHFRFDHIPAGTHYLLVQREHLTAERQQIIVTPEQNLEVEFALGLSPIHENVTVTTSARGEATALEQFNAVTTLDSFELSKDMWGSLGEVLQNEAGVAKRSFGPASSRPIIRGFDGDRVLIMEDGIRTGDLSSQSADHGVTIDPANLERIEIIKGPATLLYGSNAVGGVVNTITPHDSFRRSQPQGMRGQVVLDAGSANDQLGGNANLRYGNGGWMFWGSGGARRTGDYDTPGGRIENSASELANGSAGAGFYGDRAFISLGYGIEDGRFGIPGAGELHGHEGEEGEHAGEEAFFVDSSPRRQNVRFDVGLSELDSAFLDSTRVTFQYTDWNHDEIEIADGIEAVATSFMNDVYLLRAELEQRRSARLSGRFGLWFQNRDYEVIGEEALAPRTKQNAFAGFAYEELTLGSATTLSFGGRVEYNDYDPAAREGGQDTNSHEGEVPVAGHEDEPPESIARSFTGLSGSVGLRHDLTSSAALVGNFTSSYRAPALEELYNFGPHVGNLAFEIGDPNLGRERINGIDLALRGRSSGLDTDVNFFYYDIGNFVYPAFQEEIVNGLRLAEYRQDDARFVGFDAQANLRVTHFLWIKAGFGYVDAKLTDIAEYVPRIPPFHGRVEIEIPYEAFTITPEIIWSARQDRIFGTGETPTDGYIVLNLKAHYTLARTHQAHIFSVNAYNLTDELYRMHTNFIKDFAPEIGRGVKFTYSLRLF, encoded by the coding sequence TTGAAACCGTTTATTCGTATCGGTCCATCATTCTCGGTCGCTCTCACGTTTTTCGTCTCGTTGGCAAAGGCGCAGGAAACGGGCTCGGTGAGCGGCACCGTTACCCTTGCGGCGACGGGCGATCCCGTCCACGGCGCAATCGTGCTCGTCATCGGGTTGGGAGAATTCACGACGACCGACAGCGAGGGGCACTTCCGCTTCGACCACATCCCCGCGGGCACTCATTATCTCCTCGTTCAGCGCGAGCATCTCACCGCGGAGAGACAGCAAATCATCGTGACGCCAGAACAGAACCTGGAAGTCGAATTCGCACTTGGGCTCTCGCCGATTCACGAGAATGTCACCGTCACCACGAGCGCTCGAGGGGAAGCCACGGCATTGGAGCAGTTCAATGCGGTGACCACCCTCGATTCCTTCGAGCTGTCGAAGGACATGTGGGGAAGCCTCGGTGAGGTCCTGCAAAACGAGGCGGGAGTCGCGAAACGGAGTTTCGGACCGGCTTCGAGCCGCCCCATCATCCGCGGCTTCGATGGCGACCGTGTCCTCATCATGGAGGACGGCATTCGCACGGGAGATCTCTCGAGCCAATCCGCGGATCATGGCGTGACGATCGATCCGGCGAACCTGGAGCGGATCGAGATCATCAAGGGACCGGCCACTCTGCTTTACGGCTCGAACGCCGTGGGAGGCGTGGTGAATACCATCACGCCTCACGATAGCTTCCGGCGCTCTCAGCCCCAGGGTATGAGAGGACAGGTCGTGCTCGACGCCGGTAGCGCCAACGATCAGCTCGGTGGGAACGCGAACCTCCGTTACGGAAACGGAGGCTGGATGTTCTGGGGGAGCGGGGGCGCGCGTCGAACCGGCGACTATGACACGCCCGGGGGCAGGATCGAGAACTCCGCATCCGAGCTGGCGAACGGCAGCGCCGGGGCCGGTTTCTATGGCGATCGCGCGTTCATCAGCCTGGGATATGGAATCGAGGACGGGCGGTTCGGGATCCCGGGAGCCGGCGAGCTGCACGGCCACGAGGGAGAAGAAGGAGAGCATGCGGGAGAGGAGGCATTCTTCGTCGATAGCTCGCCGCGGCGACAAAACGTTCGCTTCGACGTCGGATTGAGCGAGCTCGACAGCGCCTTTCTCGATTCGACACGCGTGACCTTCCAGTACACCGACTGGAACCACGACGAGATCGAGATCGCCGACGGAATCGAGGCCGTCGCGACCTCTTTCATGAACGATGTCTATCTTCTCCGTGCGGAGCTCGAGCAACGGCGGAGCGCCAGGCTCTCGGGCCGCTTCGGCCTCTGGTTTCAGAACCGGGACTACGAGGTGATCGGAGAAGAAGCGCTGGCGCCGCGCACGAAGCAGAATGCTTTCGCCGGCTTCGCCTACGAAGAGCTCACTCTGGGATCGGCGACGACGCTCTCCTTCGGCGGGCGGGTCGAGTACAACGACTATGACCCCGCGGCGCGGGAGGGCGGGCAGGATACCAACTCGCACGAGGGCGAAGTGCCGGTTGCCGGACACGAGGACGAGCCGCCAGAAAGCATCGCTCGATCGTTCACGGGATTGTCGGGCTCGGTCGGGTTGCGCCACGACCTCACGAGCTCCGCCGCCTTGGTGGGAAATTTCACGAGCTCGTACCGAGCTCCGGCTCTCGAGGAGCTCTACAACTTTGGCCCTCACGTGGGGAATCTCGCATTCGAGATCGGCGATCCCAACCTCGGCCGCGAGCGCATCAACGGCATCGACCTCGCCCTTCGCGGACGTTCGAGCGGTCTCGATACCGACGTCAACTTCTTCTATTACGACATCGGAAACTTCGTCTATCCGGCCTTCCAGGAGGAGATCGTGAACGGACTGCGCCTGGCGGAGTACCGGCAGGACGACGCGCGATTCGTCGGCTTCGACGCACAAGCGAATCTTCGCGTCACCCATTTCCTGTGGATCAAAGCGGGCTTCGGCTACGTCGACGCGAAGTTGACGGATATCGCCGAGTACGTGCCCCGTATTCCTCCATTCCACGGCCGGGTAGAGATCGAGATTCCGTACGAAGCTTTCACGATCACGCCAGAGATCATCTGGTCGGCCAGGCAGGACAGGATCTTCGGGACGGGCGAGACTCCCACCGACGGCTACATTGTGCTGAATCTCAAAGCGCATTACACGCTGGCGCGGACCCACCAGGCGCACATCTTTTCCGTGAATGCGTATAATTTGACCGACGAGCTCTACCGGATGCACACGAACTTCATCAAGGATTTCGCGCCTGAGATCGGCAGGGGAGTCAAGTTCACGTACTCCCTGCGGCTCTTCTAG
- a CDS encoding metallophosphoesterase: protein MRFRTATTGIFGWKRSSGSWILALPLSLATVPDSSAEVDPDPIVLVGAGDIAGCGPQNDDQTAALLDGIPGTVFTLGDHAYPNATAQKFASCYDPSWGQHKDRTRPSAGDHDYSTAGASGYFGYFGDLAGNSGEGYYSYDLGSWHIIVLNSNCLEVGGCDADSPQGQWLQADLASNPSTCSLAYWHHARFSSGAEGSSASAGDLFQILYDAGADVVLNGHDHDYERFAPQDPDGTLDLAHGIRQFVVGTGGAPLQPFASVLPNSEVRNSDTHGVLKLTLHATSYEWDFVPIAGMSFTDSGRGDCIEPRQPPATTISSPSAGAVLMVGEPVSFVGAANDLEDGDLTGSLTWTSDRDGLVGTGGSFSTTTLSAGTHEISSSATNSGGLSGVALITITVTATAGETTLVEASVASSSDDAEESATGSVALGSFDLDLVHDQASGTPQTVGLRFPQVGIPRGANVSEAYVQFQASGISTGPGSLTIEGEAVDDASTFSSSGANVSSRPRTSAAVSWSPPDWLAMGEAGIDQRTPDIASVLEEIVSRPGWESGHSLSLIVTGTGTRMARAHDGDPMNAPSLHVSYQSLLFTDRVLTSDLVTDNRFYLACDTIVLGPDFHIMDPGSVVFRAGSRIIIENGFSVGSGAWVTMQLDPACTVDALPLVSIDAPADGSSFGPGVPVDFVGVATDEEDGDLSPNLSWVSDRDGSIGSGRAISVTGLSSGLHRVTARASDDGGLVGSDQITITVHDTPPSVSIMSPSGGSSFELGTAIDFAGTASDPEDGDLTASLTWISDLDGSVGSGGSFITSLLSPGPHTITASVTDSVGLTATDQITLQVFTSTPPGVSITSPASGASFDFGEAIFFSGTASDLEDGDLTAALSWTSDVDGEIGAGGSFTHAALSLGQHTITALVIDSEGLIGSDQLILTVNNTPPTVAIALPVDGASFDFDENVDFSGTASDVEDGDLTAALSWTSNVDGEIGTGGSFSHSALSLGQHTIAASVTDSEGLTGSDQIIVTVNNTPPTVAITLPVDGASFDFGENVDFSATASDLEDGDLTASLVWESDRDGSLGMGGSISTTTLSSGSHTITASAVDGEGLMGEASVNLSVGDPAATIVQARVVSSSDDAEEDQSGIVRLTSSDLELVEEASTQTVGIRFDGVDLPRDAAISNAYIQFQTDETGSAPTLLLIEGESADHSFAFVASSGEVSTRPRTLASVLWTAPAWTTAGEAGSGQRTPNLTPVIQEIVSRPGWSSGNALSVIITGTGRRTAEAYDGLPSGAPLLHVEYTGILENNPPQVTITTPVNGATFETGEHIVFSGGATDPEDGDLTSGLTWESNLDGVIGTGGAFVRFDLSEGTHIVSATAIDTDGLTAFDQAVLTVSPGGIVVVGAGDIATCSSQNDEATAALLDGISGTVVTFGDHVYPDGTAQEFTNCYDPTWGRHKWRTRPSTGNHDYHTPGASAYFVYFGAAAGNPEEGYYSYDLGSWHIIALNSNCSDVGGCGPGSPQGQWLQADLAANPSTCTLAYWHHPRFSSGPHGNAAAAVDLFDMLYQAGADVVLTAHDHDYERFAPQDSNGNLDGTRGIRQFVVGTGGASLYEFATIEPNSEVRYRDSHGVLKLTLHPTSYEWEFVPVAGSTFTDTGTGSCVVAP, encoded by the coding sequence ATGCGTTTTCGCACCGCGACGACTGGCATCTTTGGTTGGAAACGCTCTAGCGGCTCTTGGATTCTGGCCTTACCGCTTTCGCTCGCGACCGTCCCGGACTCTTCCGCGGAGGTCGACCCCGATCCGATCGTCCTGGTCGGTGCCGGCGATATTGCCGGTTGCGGTCCTCAAAACGACGACCAGACGGCGGCGCTTCTGGACGGCATTCCGGGCACGGTGTTCACCCTCGGCGACCATGCCTATCCGAACGCCACGGCCCAGAAATTTGCGAGTTGTTACGATCCGAGCTGGGGGCAGCACAAAGACCGCACGCGCCCCTCGGCGGGCGATCACGACTACAGCACGGCGGGCGCGTCAGGCTACTTCGGCTATTTCGGCGACCTGGCCGGCAATTCCGGAGAAGGCTACTACAGCTACGACCTGGGAAGCTGGCATATCATCGTTCTCAACAGTAACTGTCTCGAAGTCGGAGGCTGCGACGCCGATTCCCCTCAGGGGCAGTGGCTGCAGGCTGACCTCGCTTCGAACCCCAGCACCTGTTCGCTCGCCTACTGGCATCACGCCCGATTCAGCTCGGGCGCCGAGGGAAGCTCGGCCTCGGCCGGTGATCTCTTTCAGATCCTCTACGACGCCGGTGCCGACGTAGTCTTGAACGGCCACGACCACGACTACGAACGATTCGCCCCTCAAGATCCCGATGGAACGCTCGATCTGGCTCACGGGATTCGCCAGTTCGTCGTCGGGACCGGGGGGGCACCGCTTCAACCGTTCGCGAGCGTACTGCCGAACAGCGAGGTGAGAAACTCCGACACGCACGGTGTTTTGAAGCTGACGTTACACGCGACCTCGTATGAGTGGGATTTCGTTCCCATCGCCGGCATGTCGTTTACCGACTCGGGCAGGGGGGATTGCATCGAGCCTCGTCAACCACCGGCGACGACCATCAGCTCGCCTTCCGCCGGCGCGGTATTGATGGTTGGCGAGCCAGTGAGCTTCGTGGGCGCAGCGAACGACCTCGAGGACGGCGACCTCACTGGAAGTCTCACTTGGACCTCGGACCGTGACGGTCTCGTGGGAACCGGGGGCTCTTTCTCCACGACGACGCTCTCGGCGGGCACCCACGAGATCAGCTCCTCGGCAACGAACTCGGGGGGCCTGAGTGGTGTCGCCCTGATCACCATCACCGTGACCGCGACCGCGGGCGAAACGACGTTGGTCGAAGCGAGCGTCGCGTCATCGTCCGACGACGCCGAGGAGTCGGCAACCGGAAGCGTGGCCCTCGGCAGCTTCGACCTGGATCTGGTGCACGACCAGGCCAGTGGCACGCCCCAAACGGTCGGCTTACGTTTTCCGCAGGTCGGGATTCCTCGAGGCGCGAACGTTTCCGAAGCCTACGTTCAGTTTCAGGCGAGCGGAATCAGCACCGGGCCAGGTTCACTCACCATCGAGGGAGAGGCGGTCGATGATGCCTCTACGTTCAGCTCGTCGGGCGCAAACGTGTCGTCGCGGCCGCGAACCAGCGCCGCGGTTTCCTGGTCTCCACCCGATTGGCTGGCGATGGGCGAGGCCGGCATCGATCAGCGTACGCCGGATATCGCCTCCGTTCTCGAGGAGATCGTTTCCCGGCCCGGTTGGGAGAGTGGCCATTCGTTGTCTCTGATCGTCACCGGCACCGGCACGAGGATGGCGCGGGCCCACGACGGCGATCCGATGAACGCTCCCTCGCTTCACGTGAGTTACCAGAGCCTCCTGTTCACCGATCGCGTACTGACGAGCGATCTAGTGACCGACAATCGCTTCTACCTCGCCTGCGACACGATCGTCCTGGGTCCGGATTTCCACATCATGGACCCCGGCTCCGTGGTCTTCCGCGCCGGCAGTCGCATCATCATCGAGAACGGTTTCTCCGTGGGAAGCGGCGCGTGGGTCACGATGCAGCTCGACCCGGCATGCACCGTCGACGCGTTGCCGCTCGTCTCGATCGATGCGCCCGCCGATGGATCAAGCTTTGGTCCCGGCGTGCCGGTCGATTTCGTGGGCGTTGCCACGGACGAGGAAGACGGCGATCTCAGTCCCAATCTGTCATGGGTGTCGGACCGGGACGGAAGCATCGGATCGGGCAGGGCCATTTCGGTAACGGGTCTGTCCTCGGGACTGCATCGGGTCACGGCCCGAGCCTCTGACGACGGAGGACTCGTCGGATCGGATCAGATCACGATCACGGTGCACGACACGCCCCCGAGCGTGAGCATCATGTCACCTTCCGGAGGGTCGAGTTTCGAGCTCGGGACGGCGATCGATTTTGCCGGTACGGCAAGCGACCCCGAGGACGGCGATCTCACCGCCAGCCTCACCTGGATCTCGGACTTGGACGGTAGCGTCGGTTCCGGGGGGTCTTTCATCACGAGCCTGCTTTCTCCTGGCCCGCACACGATCACCGCCTCGGTGACGGATAGCGTGGGGCTCACCGCAACCGACCAAATCACGCTGCAGGTGTTCACCAGCACACCACCCGGTGTGAGCATCACTTCACCTGCGAGCGGCGCGAGCTTCGATTTCGGCGAGGCCATCTTTTTCTCGGGGACAGCGAGCGATTTAGAGGATGGGGACCTCACCGCCGCACTCTCCTGGACCTCGGACGTCGATGGAGAGATCGGGGCGGGCGGCTCGTTCACCCATGCCGCGCTCTCACTCGGCCAGCACACGATTACCGCTTTGGTTATCGACAGCGAAGGACTTATCGGCTCGGATCAACTCATCTTGACGGTCAACAACACACCGCCGACGGTGGCCATCGCTCTGCCGGTGGACGGGGCGAGCTTCGATTTCGACGAGAACGTCGATTTCTCGGGGACGGCTAGCGATGTGGAGGACGGGGACCTCACCGCCGCACTCTCCTGGACCTCGAACGTCGATGGAGAGATCGGAACCGGGGGCTCGTTCAGCCATTCCGCGCTCTCTCTCGGCCAGCACACGATTGCCGCGTCGGTGACGGATAGCGAGGGGCTTACCGGCTCGGATCAAATCATCGTGACGGTGAACAATACGCCGCCGACGGTGGCCATCACTCTGCCGGTCGACGGGGCAAGCTTCGATTTCGGCGAGAACGTGGACTTCTCCGCGACGGCAAGCGACTTGGAGGATGGGGACCTTACCGCGAGCCTCGTTTGGGAGTCCGATCGGGACGGCAGCCTAGGCATGGGCGGCTCGATCTCGACGACCACGCTTTCATCGGGGAGTCACACGATCACCGCCTCCGCCGTGGATGGCGAGGGCCTGATGGGAGAGGCCTCGGTCAACCTGTCCGTGGGCGATCCGGCGGCGACGATCGTCCAGGCCCGAGTTGTATCGAGCTCGGACGACGCCGAAGAGGATCAGAGCGGCATCGTTCGGCTCACCAGCAGCGATCTCGAGCTCGTCGAGGAAGCATCTACCCAGACGGTCGGGATTCGCTTCGACGGGGTCGACCTCCCTCGGGATGCCGCCATCTCGAATGCTTACATTCAATTTCAAACCGATGAAACGGGCAGCGCTCCGACGCTTCTTCTCATCGAGGGCGAATCGGCTGATCATTCCTTTGCGTTCGTCGCGTCCAGCGGTGAGGTATCCACGAGACCACGGACGTTAGCCTCGGTCCTTTGGACCGCACCGGCGTGGACGACCGCGGGCGAGGCGGGGTCAGGCCAGCGAACTCCTAATCTCACTCCCGTGATACAGGAGATCGTGAGCCGGCCCGGCTGGTCGAGTGGAAACGCCCTGTCGGTCATCATCACCGGCACGGGTAGACGCACGGCGGAGGCCTACGACGGCCTTCCGAGCGGCGCACCGCTCTTGCATGTCGAATACACGGGAATTCTCGAGAACAACCCACCCCAGGTAACGATCACCACTCCCGTGAATGGAGCGACGTTCGAAACAGGAGAACACATTGTCTTCTCCGGTGGCGCAACCGACCCCGAGGACGGGGACCTGACGTCCGGTCTAACGTGGGAGTCCAATCTCGACGGTGTCATCGGAACGGGAGGCGCTTTTGTCCGCTTCGATCTTTCGGAGGGCACGCACATCGTTAGCGCGACAGCGATCGACACGGATGGCCTCACGGCTTTCGATCAGGCTGTGCTGACGGTGTCTCCGGGAGGGATCGTGGTCGTGGGAGCCGGAGACATCGCTACCTGCAGCTCTCAGAACGACGAGGCGACGGCCGCGCTTCTCGACGGCATTTCCGGCACCGTGGTCACATTTGGTGATCACGTCTACCCCGATGGCACGGCGCAGGAATTCACCAACTGCTACGACCCGACCTGGGGGCGTCACAAATGGCGGACGCGCCCTTCGACGGGGAATCACGATTACCACACTCCGGGTGCATCCGCTTATTTCGTCTACTTCGGCGCCGCCGCGGGCAATCCGGAAGAGGGCTACTACAGCTACGACCTGGGGTCGTGGCACATCATCGCTCTCAACAGCAATTGCTCTGATGTGGGTGGTTGTGGGCCCGGGTCGCCTCAGGGACAATGGTTGCAGGCCGACCTGGCGGCGAACCCGAGCACCTGCACCCTCGCCTATTGGCATCATCCACGATTCAGCTCCGGCCCCCATGGCAACGCTGCCGCCGCCGTGGACCTGTTCGACATGCTCTATCAAGCCGGTGCCGATGTGGTCCTGACCGCCCACGATCACGACTACGAGCGCTTCGCACCTCAGGACTCGAATGGGAATCTGGACGGGACCCGCGGCATCCGTCAGTTTGTCGTCGGCACCGGAGGTGCCTCCCTCTATGAGTTCGCGACCATCGAGCCGAACAGCGAAGTCCGTTACCGGGATTCACACGGGGTTTTGAAGTTGACGCTTCATCCGACGAGCTACGAATGGGAGTTCGTCCCCGTGGCGGGAAGCACTTTCACCGACACGGGCACGGGCTCTTGCGTCGTGGCTCCCTGA